A region of Lycium barbarum isolate Lr01 chromosome 3, ASM1917538v2, whole genome shotgun sequence DNA encodes the following proteins:
- the LOC132633827 gene encoding nudix hydrolase 15, mitochondrial-like, translating into MACIAPSELMNCKADQKLTKKLQPIINFSSTEDEEITEYTDNLHENSYIVGIKEYITNRNLQLSKVISREKRAAVLICLFEGLEGELRVILTKRSMKLSTHPGEVALPGGKMDEEDLDDSATALREAKEEIGLKSSLVQVITNLEPFRSLHLLTVVPVVGLLSRIEEFKPVLNADEVDAIFDVPLDMFLKEENHRRVEKEYGIWKYVCHIFEYESSKQEIFHIGGLTASILIHAASIIYQEPPSFSEYLPDFSQLQFTLNMKDSC; encoded by the exons ATGGCTTGCATTGCTCCTTCAGAGTTGATGAATTGCAAGGCTGATCAGAAACTCACTAAAAAACTTCAACCAATCATCAATTTTTCTTCCACTGAGGATGAAGAAATTACTGAATACACtgataatttgcatgaaaatTCTTACATTGTTGGGATCAAAGAGTACATAACAAATAGGAATCTTCAGTTATCTAAGGTCATTTCCAGAGAGAAAAGAGCAGCTGTTTTAATATGCCTTTTTGAAGGCCTTGAAGGTGAACTTCGTGTAATTCTCACCAAAAGATCCATGAAACTTTCTACTCATCCAG GAGAGGTAGCATTGCCTGGTGGAAAAATGGATGAAGAGGATTTAGATGATTCTGCTACTGCTCTAAGAGAAGCAAAGGAGGAGATTGGTTTGAAATCCAGTCTTGTTCAAGTCATTACCAATCTTGAACCATTCAGATCATTG CATCTGCTTACGGTTGTGCCAGTAGTGGGGCTATTGTCTAGAATAGAAGAATTTAAGCCCGTACTTAATGCCGACGAAGTTGATGCTATTTTTGATGTACCCTTGGATATGTTTCTCAAG GAAGAGAATCACAGACGTGTGGAAAAGGAGTATGGAATCTGGAAATATGTATGTCACATATTTGAATATGAATCGTCGAAGCAAGAAATTTTCCACATTGGGGGATTGACAGCAAGCATTTTGATTCATGCAGCATCCATCATTTATCAAGAGCCTCCTTCATTTTCTGAATATCTTCCTGATTTTAGTCAATTGCAATTCACCCTTAACATGAAGGACAGTTGCTAG